From Pseudobdellovibrio exovorus JSS, a single genomic window includes:
- a CDS encoding twitch domain-containing radical SAM protein codes for MKKPNESYLDYKKRVIDPISDSFCGAKWYNASIWLGHGASTSCHHPPAHKIPLNELHQNPRSLHNTIHKKTMRALMLKGERPPECEYCWKIEDIKRGNVSDRVFKTVIYDDELLKEAQNSPPSADINLRTLEIAFERTCNFACSYCNAGFSSRWGQDIKQNGPYQNLLTDGAGAYHHDGSWAEPYKKGEYNPYVEAFWKWWPELSQTLQELRITGGEPLMSDEVWKLFDYFKTHGSPEQMTFSINSNLGAKADLIDRLIERSHYVKNFQLYTSCETTGLQAEYIRDGLDYEYYKSNVIKICKNANIKSLNIMMTINSLCLFGITDFLDWMLSVKKEFGYFFPVFSVNILRFPSFMSPLALPDEVKAERQRAIQQWIVANEQNSLLHEMEIEGLKRLVDYLDVVKTPHKKATDDQARLWKDFKSFYLQYDKRRKKDFVTTFPELAEWFNQIPDQNLKTKQPLINGDATEGFHDPDWVKKEAKKAGLIK; via the coding sequence ATGAAAAAGCCCAATGAGTCTTACTTAGACTATAAAAAACGAGTTATTGATCCTATCTCTGATAGCTTCTGTGGAGCTAAGTGGTATAACGCTTCGATTTGGCTAGGACATGGAGCTTCTACTAGCTGCCACCATCCTCCGGCTCACAAAATTCCACTGAATGAACTTCATCAGAATCCACGTTCACTTCATAACACCATTCACAAAAAAACCATGCGTGCCTTGATGTTGAAAGGGGAACGCCCCCCCGAATGCGAATACTGTTGGAAAATCGAAGATATCAAACGTGGTAATGTTAGTGATCGTGTATTTAAAACGGTTATTTATGATGATGAGCTTTTAAAAGAAGCCCAGAACTCCCCCCCTTCGGCTGATATCAATCTTAGAACTTTAGAAATTGCTTTTGAGCGCACTTGTAACTTTGCTTGCTCATACTGTAATGCTGGTTTCAGCTCAAGATGGGGACAAGATATCAAGCAAAATGGTCCCTATCAGAATTTACTTACAGATGGCGCCGGAGCCTATCATCACGATGGCAGCTGGGCCGAGCCTTATAAAAAAGGTGAATATAATCCCTATGTCGAAGCCTTTTGGAAGTGGTGGCCAGAACTATCACAAACCTTACAGGAATTACGTATCACGGGTGGCGAACCTTTGATGTCAGATGAGGTTTGGAAACTCTTTGATTACTTTAAGACCCATGGTAGCCCAGAGCAGATGACCTTTTCTATCAATTCAAATCTGGGCGCTAAAGCTGATTTAATTGATCGACTTATTGAACGTAGCCATTACGTTAAGAACTTTCAACTTTACACCAGCTGCGAAACAACTGGATTACAAGCTGAATATATTCGTGATGGATTAGATTACGAATACTACAAAAGTAACGTCATCAAAATCTGTAAGAATGCAAACATCAAGTCTTTGAATATCATGATGACCATCAACTCTTTGTGTTTATTCGGCATTACAGATTTCTTGGATTGGATGCTCTCGGTAAAAAAAGAGTTTGGCTATTTTTTCCCTGTTTTTAGCGTCAATATTTTGCGCTTTCCCAGCTTTATGAGTCCATTGGCTCTACCCGATGAAGTCAAAGCGGAAAGACAACGCGCCATTCAACAGTGGATTGTAGCCAATGAACAAAATTCCCTCTTACACGAGATGGAAATTGAAGGCTTAAAGCGTTTAGTAGACTATCTTGATGTCGTAAAAACTCCCCATAAGAAAGCCACGGATGATCAAGCTCGATTATGGAAAGACTTCAAATCATTCTATTTACAATATGATAAAAGACGTAAAAAAGATTTCGTCACGACATTTCCTGAACTAGCTGAATGGTTTAATCAAATTCCAGATCAAAATTTAAAAACAAAGCAACCCCTGATCAATGGCGATGCTACCGAAGGTTTTCACGACCCAGACTGGGTAAAAAAAGAAGCCAAAAAAGCTGGTCTTATTAAATGA
- a CDS encoding twitch domain-containing radical SAM protein, with amino-acid sequence MKKNNETYLQYKQRVIDPVSSSFCAAKWYNATIWLGSGRTVSCHHPPAHQISIDEIKKNPRAIHNTPVKKKCRAQMQKGERPSECEYCWRIEDIHRDNISDRVFKTMIYSEEDLQKIATLPADQDVNLKTLEIAFDRTCNFACSYCSPTYSTKWVQDIRQQGPYKNFLTKEGVEYTSDSPWAAPFKSTEQNPYIEAFWKWWPELSQSLQEIRITGGEPLMSADVWKFFDFFEKNPSDMLFSMNSNLGSPRALIEKLAQKSHFLNKMDVYTSCESTFGQAEYIRDGMDFNHYLSNVHYLLENAKIRSLHFMMTINSLCLYSITDFIEIVMGLKSQYGSACGYVTLNILRHPGFMSPLALPDELRDARHRQIKGWFEKNKDSQFLAEIERDSIQRLIDYLEVVKTPYENFQEKERLWKDMKSFYQQYDKRRNKDITQTFPKEFVDWYQSV; translated from the coding sequence ATGAAGAAGAATAACGAAACCTACTTGCAATACAAACAGCGAGTTATCGATCCGGTTTCGTCATCTTTCTGTGCGGCAAAATGGTACAATGCAACCATCTGGTTAGGCAGTGGGCGTACCGTCAGCTGTCACCACCCCCCAGCCCATCAGATCTCTATCGACGAGATCAAAAAAAATCCACGTGCTATCCATAATACTCCTGTGAAAAAAAAGTGCCGTGCACAAATGCAAAAAGGTGAACGTCCTAGCGAATGTGAGTATTGCTGGAGAATTGAAGATATCCATCGTGACAATATTAGCGATCGAGTCTTCAAGACCATGATTTACTCAGAGGAAGATCTGCAAAAAATCGCAACTCTACCTGCTGATCAAGATGTAAATTTAAAAACATTGGAAATCGCCTTTGATCGGACCTGCAACTTCGCCTGTTCCTATTGTAGTCCAACCTACAGCACAAAATGGGTCCAAGATATTCGCCAACAAGGACCATATAAAAACTTCTTAACAAAAGAAGGCGTTGAGTACACTTCGGATAGCCCATGGGCCGCACCTTTCAAATCCACTGAGCAAAATCCCTATATTGAAGCTTTCTGGAAATGGTGGCCAGAACTCTCCCAAAGCTTACAGGAAATTCGCATCACAGGCGGGGAACCTCTGATGTCAGCTGATGTCTGGAAATTTTTTGATTTCTTCGAAAAAAACCCTTCAGATATGCTCTTTTCGATGAATTCAAATTTGGGTAGCCCAAGAGCACTGATAGAAAAACTAGCTCAAAAGAGTCATTTCTTAAATAAGATGGATGTGTACACGAGCTGTGAGTCCACATTCGGACAGGCCGAATATATCCGTGACGGAATGGATTTCAATCATTACTTATCCAATGTCCACTACCTATTAGAAAATGCAAAAATACGCTCGTTGCATTTTATGATGACGATCAACTCTTTATGTTTATACTCCATAACCGATTTTATCGAAATCGTGATGGGACTGAAGTCTCAATATGGTAGCGCCTGTGGTTATGTCACTTTGAATATTTTACGCCACCCTGGTTTTATGAGTCCATTAGCCTTGCCAGATGAATTACGCGATGCTCGTCATAGACAAATAAAAGGATGGTTTGAAAAAAACAAAGACTCTCAGTTTTTAGCTGAAATTGAAAGAGACTCTATTCAGCGTCTTATTGACTACTTAGAAGTGGTTAAAACTCCTTACGAAAACTTTCAAGAGAAAGAACGCCTTTGGAAAGACATGAAATCTTTCTATCAACAGTATGACAAAAGACGTAATAAAGATATTACCCAGACATTCCCAAAAGAATTCGTCGACTGGTATCAGTCCGTATAA
- a CDS encoding radical SAM protein, whose translation MAILDNIPSYSEAELLEIWKRKVQNIRLSWSEYEQGKIQPESLPFKAIVELTQNCNFKCVMCPQSWEKKFQKYDTNLNMPIETFKKLADQLFPLATFVDLRGFGETTILSYWDEALEYLEKFPYVDWHLVTNLGVPKPQMWDRLMKMGFSLGFSCDGGTAETFEKIRVRSKFSIIQKNLEAIKEARRKYGKGFIYFISTIQKDNIHEMKAIVELAHRYEVPEVQFKIVQGWHFQTDIEAYNKSAIQKFSLEALEAGKALGVSVIFNNHLFTEKINPELIREVSRYVYPQNPNFGVLDEKYWNENNMQEIDRAIIDTRRVSVHQKCFKPMSFIYVDYEAKVGTCNHMMYPDMLVMGNLKSQDLGSIWNSPKYLDFRKQLLTRSPRDPRCQWCFKHRLDD comes from the coding sequence ATGGCGATATTAGATAACATTCCTTCTTATTCTGAGGCTGAACTTTTAGAAATTTGGAAACGCAAAGTTCAAAATATCAGATTATCTTGGTCTGAATATGAGCAAGGAAAGATTCAGCCAGAAAGTTTGCCATTCAAGGCCATAGTCGAACTGACCCAGAACTGTAACTTTAAATGTGTTATGTGCCCACAGTCATGGGAAAAGAAGTTCCAAAAGTACGATACTAACTTGAACATGCCTATCGAGACTTTTAAAAAGCTCGCAGATCAGCTATTTCCCTTGGCGACGTTTGTGGACTTACGCGGTTTTGGTGAAACTACGATTTTGTCTTATTGGGATGAAGCACTAGAGTATCTAGAAAAATTCCCATATGTCGATTGGCATTTAGTAACTAATCTGGGGGTGCCTAAGCCTCAGATGTGGGATCGTTTAATGAAGATGGGGTTTTCATTAGGGTTTTCCTGTGATGGTGGAACGGCCGAGACGTTTGAAAAGATCCGTGTACGCAGTAAGTTTTCTATTATTCAAAAGAACTTAGAGGCGATAAAAGAGGCGCGCCGGAAATATGGTAAAGGGTTTATTTATTTTATTTCGACGATCCAAAAAGACAATATTCATGAAATGAAGGCGATTGTAGAGCTGGCCCATCGCTACGAAGTGCCAGAAGTACAGTTTAAGATTGTACAAGGCTGGCATTTTCAAACCGATATTGAAGCTTATAATAAATCAGCTATTCAAAAATTTAGTTTAGAAGCTCTAGAAGCGGGTAAAGCTCTTGGTGTTAGCGTGATTTTTAATAATCATCTATTTACAGAAAAAATCAATCCAGAGCTTATTCGTGAAGTGAGCCGTTATGTGTATCCTCAGAATCCTAACTTCGGTGTTCTAGATGAAAAATACTGGAATGAAAATAACATGCAAGAAATCGACAGGGCGATTATTGATACACGTCGTGTTTCTGTACATCAAAAGTGTTTTAAACCGATGAGCTTTATCTATGTTGATTATGAGGCGAAAGTGGGCACCTGTAATCATATGATGTATCCTGACATGTTGGTTATGGGAAATTTAAAATCACAGGATTTAGGATCTATTTGGAATTCACCTAAATATTTGGACTTCAGAAAACAATTACTAACCCGATCTCCGCGGGACCCCCGTTGTCAGTGGTGTTTCAAACATCGCTTAGACGATTAA
- a CDS encoding twitch domain-containing radical SAM protein, with protein MKQAIIDIQENLLSFSEIEKKLASDFESRDSQEYLINLPLGVLLNSDLKSASQLVKLLRNKPQIQIKTKIPPSQAYLDFFAIGGNEERFWQVLSVFLEGHEQLTWNLDYELDLISIYNFSFNLEKILDLNGRFKRSGFSDHNRVLPICINFVEKTQAPWMLLKEGTEEVLGQLQILKDFLSQRLSSERAHLTGYQSSDVDHVEAIHHQSLNGISLPEKRKLNINTCLALLKKEQEDGKSFLYSFPFLKDFWDYCAQFDPQITEKTLVATKNQLNKVSPTFCLAKWTTTTLHLESGTTHSCHHPPVHKIPTQKLDENFSSLHNTDYKIKQRKMMIQGKRPSECDYCWNIEDLKSNEVSDRIIKSAAPYSLNQFETIVKNPYSEKINPRYIEISFSNKCQFKCSYCSADYSSTWAEELNKFGNYQTMSGASTKEIIKEEDNKYVQTFWKWWPHLKDDIHTLRITGGEPLLSPSTFKVLESLVEEPIPNMSLSINTNLGAPPVLVDKFIDLCREVYEKKSVKTVEVFTSIDAFGPRAEYIRHGLKNEYFWQNLEKLLQSVPQMKVYIMCTFNALSITSFKDLLKKVMEVNLRQRHARRIFPLDIDFAYLRHPEYQTVKVLPSEYQGYLEDIVHYIEENHWLNSGSTEMGFLDHHVIKMKRIQEWMRQPVSDSFLHTQRSRFYQFFSEHDRRRQTNFVQTFPEMKEFWELCQRHHERGLI; from the coding sequence TTGAAACAGGCGATAATAGATATCCAAGAAAATTTATTATCTTTTTCTGAAATAGAGAAAAAGCTAGCGAGCGACTTCGAATCTCGGGATTCGCAAGAGTATCTTATAAACTTGCCATTAGGGGTGCTCTTAAACTCGGATTTAAAATCAGCCTCGCAACTGGTCAAGCTTTTAAGAAATAAGCCTCAAATACAAATTAAAACCAAGATCCCTCCTTCACAGGCGTATTTAGATTTTTTTGCTATTGGTGGGAATGAAGAAAGGTTTTGGCAGGTCCTTTCTGTCTTTCTAGAAGGACATGAGCAATTAACATGGAATTTGGATTACGAACTGGATTTAATTTCGATTTATAATTTTTCATTTAACTTAGAAAAAATTTTAGATTTGAATGGGCGTTTTAAACGCTCGGGCTTTAGTGACCATAATAGGGTGTTACCTATTTGCATTAACTTTGTTGAGAAAACGCAGGCTCCGTGGATGCTTCTAAAAGAAGGAACGGAAGAGGTTCTGGGACAACTGCAAATTTTAAAAGATTTTTTGTCACAAAGGCTTTCTTCAGAGCGCGCTCACTTAACTGGCTACCAGAGTTCAGATGTTGATCATGTGGAGGCCATTCATCACCAGTCTTTAAATGGCATCAGCTTGCCAGAAAAACGTAAACTCAATATTAATACTTGTCTGGCACTTTTAAAAAAAGAACAAGAAGACGGGAAAAGCTTTTTATATAGTTTTCCATTCTTGAAAGATTTTTGGGATTACTGTGCTCAATTTGACCCTCAGATAACTGAAAAAACTTTGGTGGCGACAAAAAATCAGTTGAACAAAGTTAGTCCGACCTTTTGCTTGGCTAAATGGACGACAACAACTCTTCATCTAGAAAGTGGAACTACCCATTCTTGTCACCATCCTCCAGTGCATAAGATACCGACACAAAAATTAGATGAGAACTTCTCTTCTTTGCACAATACAGATTATAAAATCAAGCAACGCAAAATGATGATACAGGGCAAGCGTCCTTCTGAGTGCGATTATTGTTGGAATATTGAGGACTTAAAAAGTAATGAAGTTAGCGATAGAATTATTAAGTCGGCGGCACCATATTCATTAAATCAGTTTGAAACTATCGTTAAGAATCCATATTCAGAAAAAATTAACCCTCGATATATTGAGATCAGTTTTAGTAATAAGTGCCAGTTCAAGTGCAGCTATTGTTCTGCTGATTATTCTTCGACATGGGCTGAAGAACTGAATAAGTTTGGAAACTATCAAACAATGTCAGGGGCCAGCACTAAGGAAATTATAAAAGAAGAAGATAATAAGTATGTTCAAACTTTTTGGAAATGGTGGCCACACTTAAAAGACGATATTCATACTTTGCGCATTACGGGTGGCGAGCCATTACTTTCGCCAAGTACATTCAAGGTTTTAGAAAGCTTAGTAGAAGAGCCTATCCCAAACATGAGTCTTTCTATTAATACAAATTTGGGTGCTCCTCCTGTACTAGTCGACAAGTTTATTGATTTATGTCGTGAGGTATATGAAAAAAAATCAGTAAAAACAGTCGAAGTCTTTACGAGTATTGATGCTTTTGGTCCACGTGCTGAATATATACGTCACGGATTAAAGAATGAATACTTTTGGCAGAATTTAGAAAAGCTTCTTCAAAGTGTGCCGCAGATGAAAGTTTATATTATGTGTACGTTCAACGCTTTGAGCATAACTTCATTTAAAGATCTTCTTAAAAAAGTTATGGAAGTTAACCTCAGACAACGTCATGCTCGTCGAATTTTTCCGTTAGATATTGATTTTGCGTATTTAAGACATCCTGAGTATCAAACAGTTAAAGTTTTACCATCTGAATATCAAGGCTACTTAGAAGATATAGTTCACTATATCGAGGAAAACCATTGGCTCAATTCAGGAAGTACAGAAATGGGCTTTTTGGATCACCATGTAATTAAAATGAAGCGTATACAAGAATGGATGCGCCAGCCGGTCTCAGATAGTTTTCTACATACTCAAAGATCGCGGTTCTATCAGTTTTTTTCAGAACACGATCGCCGTCGCCAGACCAATTTTGTTCAGACATTCCCAGAAATGAAAGAATTCTGGGAGTTATGTCAAAGACATCACGAAAGAGGGCTGATCTAG
- a CDS encoding glycosyltransferase family 2 protein, which translates to MKIALAIPCYNCEPQILRVISELQEVIKTEAQIETVFLIDNISQDNTPQVALDFIKKNELLGFKVFQNSTNIGLGGTHKVAFTLAKSAGATHLLILHGDHQATAYDIPQLIALSKKHNGITVLGSRFSDTSLLSGYSLTRTYGNIALNMLYSLFTFRKISDLGSGLNLFRLSDFDSHLADGSYQNFDNGFTFNMDLLLHLVRTNTSFLYSPIRWSTTDQISNAKALQVGFKTLVKLFKWRVGYNNRNNSHKETRELTT; encoded by the coding sequence ATGAAAATTGCTCTGGCTATCCCTTGTTACAACTGTGAACCTCAAATCTTACGAGTTATCTCAGAGCTGCAAGAGGTTATCAAAACAGAGGCTCAAATTGAAACTGTGTTCCTCATCGACAACATCAGTCAGGATAACACTCCGCAAGTGGCTTTGGACTTCATCAAAAAAAATGAACTCTTGGGCTTTAAAGTATTTCAAAACTCCACGAACATCGGCCTTGGGGGGACTCATAAAGTGGCGTTCACTCTTGCTAAAAGCGCAGGAGCAACCCATCTTCTGATCTTACACGGAGACCACCAAGCCACGGCCTATGATATTCCTCAACTGATTGCTCTATCTAAAAAACATAATGGCATCACGGTCTTGGGGTCACGCTTTTCAGATACATCTTTGCTTTCGGGCTACAGCCTGACACGAACATACGGAAACATCGCTTTAAATATGCTCTATAGTCTTTTTACTTTCAGAAAAATTTCAGATTTAGGTTCGGGACTTAATCTGTTTCGCCTAAGTGATTTTGATAGTCATTTAGCAGATGGATCCTATCAGAATTTTGACAATGGCTTTACGTTCAATATGGACCTACTGCTTCATCTTGTACGCACCAACACTTCATTTTTGTATTCACCTATTCGTTGGTCCACGACAGATCAAATCTCTAATGCCAAAGCACTGCAAGTGGGATTTAAAACTTTAGTAAAACTTTTCAAATGGCGTGTGGGTTATAACAATAGGAATAATTCTCACAAAGAAACTCGCGAGCTAACGACTTAA
- a CDS encoding nitroreductase family protein, with the protein MGQINRDDFYNLIASRKSIRKFKKQEVPHEVLERILAAAMQAPSGKNRQNWRFFVVQGTKRDEYLQYSQKSWLGIKDVLQKRLKPSLYDFTERFFFTLGDAPVLIFAYSHNSTDERYHTSIGSVYMAVENLNLACQIEGLGCCTMGAPLEIKDEVDKFLGVDQLEEYKKGELELLCGVVLGYPDHEPPKAPRQTEGRITWLK; encoded by the coding sequence ATGGGTCAAATAAACAGAGATGATTTTTACAATTTAATAGCTTCTCGTAAGTCCATTCGTAAATTTAAAAAACAAGAGGTGCCCCATGAAGTTCTGGAAAGAATTTTAGCAGCGGCTATGCAAGCACCTTCTGGAAAGAATCGTCAAAATTGGAGGTTCTTTGTTGTTCAAGGGACTAAACGAGACGAATATTTGCAATATTCGCAAAAGTCATGGCTGGGTATTAAAGATGTTTTGCAAAAAAGATTAAAGCCATCTTTGTATGATTTCACAGAAAGATTTTTTTTCACATTAGGCGATGCGCCTGTTTTGATTTTTGCTTATTCCCATAACTCAACAGACGAACGCTATCACACGAGCATTGGCAGTGTTTATATGGCCGTGGAAAACTTGAATTTGGCGTGCCAGATTGAAGGCTTGGGTTGCTGCACGATGGGAGCTCCGCTCGAGATTAAAGATGAAGTGGATAAGTTCTTAGGTGTAGATCAGCTTGAAGAATACAAAAAAGGCGAGCTAGAACTTTTGTGTGGAGTCGTCTTGGGCTACCCTGATCACGAGCCCCCTAAAGCTCCGAGACAAACTGAAGGCCGTATCACATGGCTCAAGTGA
- the mltG gene encoding endolytic transglycosylase MltG: MSFISSVCIAVALVAAVGFFAYQTVMTPAGKGTAEVLFDIEPGDTLPRISAALEEQQLIRSARLFQYYVKFKGLGGQLKVGEYALTQSMTPDQIISVLISGRSVARKITFAEGLNVFDLVQIFEKNEIGTREEFFKLVYDKEFIRSLLGEELPSLEGYLYPETYQITKFESTRALLTQMVRRFLQVWQLEIEPVAKNSGWTRNQIVTFASIVEKETGAAFERPLVSSVFHNRIHKKMRLQTDPTVLYGMAMKQGKMPNNITRNDLLTPTPYNSYTNAGLPPTPIANPGKDALLATLRPAKTNYIFFVSKNDGTHVFSETLQQHNQAVRDFQLNPKARENRSWRDLNQQPHQLNNKINK, encoded by the coding sequence TTGAGTTTTATCAGCAGTGTATGCATCGCGGTCGCTCTTGTAGCGGCCGTTGGCTTTTTTGCTTATCAAACCGTGATGACTCCAGCGGGTAAGGGAACTGCTGAAGTTTTATTTGATATTGAGCCGGGTGATACACTTCCGCGCATTTCGGCAGCGTTGGAAGAGCAACAGCTTATTCGGAGTGCACGCCTTTTTCAGTACTATGTAAAATTCAAAGGTTTGGGGGGACAGCTTAAGGTGGGTGAGTACGCTTTAACTCAGTCTATGACTCCTGATCAAATTATTTCGGTTCTGATTTCTGGTCGCAGTGTGGCTCGTAAGATCACCTTCGCCGAAGGTTTAAATGTTTTTGATCTTGTTCAGATTTTTGAAAAAAATGAAATTGGGACTCGCGAAGAATTTTTTAAATTGGTCTATGATAAAGAGTTCATTAGATCTTTACTTGGCGAAGAGCTTCCTAGTTTGGAAGGCTATCTTTATCCAGAGACCTATCAGATCACTAAGTTTGAAAGTACACGTGCTTTGTTAACTCAGATGGTGCGTCGATTTCTACAGGTTTGGCAGTTAGAAATTGAACCTGTGGCTAAAAACTCAGGGTGGACACGAAACCAAATTGTGACTTTCGCCAGTATCGTAGAAAAAGAAACAGGTGCCGCTTTTGAACGACCACTTGTCTCTTCGGTGTTTCACAATCGCATTCACAAAAAAATGCGATTACAAACAGACCCTACCGTTCTGTATGGCATGGCCATGAAGCAAGGAAAGATGCCAAACAATATCACACGTAATGATTTGTTAACTCCAACGCCGTATAACAGTTACACCAATGCGGGCTTGCCTCCAACTCCTATTGCAAATCCGGGAAAAGATGCGCTTTTAGCAACATTAAGACCAGCGAAGACGAATTATATTTTCTTTGTTAGTAAGAATGATGGAACTCATGTGTTTTCTGAGACCTTGCAGCAGCACAATCAAGCCGTACGTGATTTTCAATTGAATCCAAAAGCTCGGGAAAACCGCTCATGGCGGGATTTAAATCAGCAGCCGCACCAATTGAATAATAAAATCAATAAGTAG
- a CDS encoding succinylglutamate-semialdehyde dehydrogenase produces the protein MSLKNITFAGDFIAGKFIKNEKSDGQFKDISPADLKDHVLTIDYQLDHVDRACKAAKEAYMPWAKLSLDERKNYLLKLKDVFIAREAEMAELIARDTGKSLWDATSEAKALSAKIDITVKESVKLIAEERITNALPQVDGVIRYRSRGVMAVIGPFNFPAHLPNGHIVPALLAGNTVVFKPSEQTPAVGQLYAQMIEKAEFPAGVFNLIHGEGETGRRLVAHELVDGVLFTGSYEVGLKIKQETLNHYWKITALEMGGKNATVVWEDADLDKAVYETLVGAYMSTGQRCSGTSRVILHDKIADEFTERFYQASKKLTIGHWSKNPFMGPLINGAAVEKYIRFQEMANRENCESLMRGKALELEHKGHYVTPSIHLVKNFDPKSVYQKTEIFGPNVAIYRSSDFDKTMEIVNSTGYGLVMALFSKNKELYESALLQARVGLLNWNRTTNGASSRLPFGGMGKSGNDRPSAHFAIQYCTVPVASLEDPTSLDKTKLLPGVSLD, from the coding sequence ATGAGTTTAAAAAATATAACATTTGCCGGAGATTTCATTGCAGGCAAGTTTATTAAAAATGAAAAATCAGACGGACAGTTCAAAGATATTAGTCCCGCGGACTTAAAAGATCATGTTTTAACGATAGATTATCAGTTAGATCATGTGGATAGAGCGTGTAAAGCGGCAAAAGAGGCTTACATGCCATGGGCGAAATTGTCTTTAGACGAAAGAAAGAATTATCTTTTAAAACTGAAAGATGTCTTTATCGCGCGCGAAGCTGAAATGGCTGAATTGATCGCACGTGATACAGGTAAGTCACTTTGGGATGCGACAAGCGAAGCTAAAGCGCTGTCTGCTAAAATTGATATCACGGTGAAAGAGTCTGTGAAGCTGATCGCTGAAGAGCGTATCACCAATGCTTTACCACAAGTGGATGGGGTGATTCGCTATCGCTCACGTGGGGTGATGGCTGTTATTGGACCTTTTAACTTTCCGGCGCATTTGCCTAATGGCCATATCGTTCCCGCATTACTTGCGGGAAATACAGTTGTTTTTAAACCATCTGAACAGACTCCGGCTGTAGGACAATTGTATGCACAGATGATTGAAAAAGCAGAGTTCCCAGCAGGCGTATTTAATTTAATCCATGGTGAAGGCGAAACAGGACGTCGCCTTGTGGCCCATGAACTTGTGGATGGCGTATTGTTTACGGGTTCGTATGAGGTGGGATTAAAAATCAAACAGGAAACTTTGAATCACTACTGGAAAATCACCGCGCTGGAAATGGGCGGAAAAAATGCGACAGTGGTTTGGGAAGATGCGGATTTAGATAAAGCTGTTTATGAAACGCTTGTTGGTGCCTACATGTCGACAGGTCAAAGATGTTCAGGTACATCGCGAGTTATCTTACATGATAAAATTGCGGATGAGTTTACTGAGCGTTTTTATCAGGCTTCTAAGAAATTGACGATTGGTCACTGGTCAAAGAACCCATTTATGGGACCATTGATTAACGGAGCCGCTGTCGAAAAGTATATTCGTTTTCAAGAGATGGCGAATCGCGAAAATTGTGAAAGCTTAATGCGTGGTAAGGCTCTTGAGTTAGAACACAAAGGTCACTATGTGACTCCGAGTATTCATTTAGTTAAAAACTTCGATCCAAAATCTGTCTATCAAAAAACAGAAATTTTTGGCCCGAATGTCGCTATTTATCGTTCAAGCGATTTTGATAAGACAATGGAAATTGTCAACTCAACAGGATATGGCCTAGTCATGGCTCTGTTCAGTAAAAATAAAGAACTTTATGAATCGGCATTATTACAAGCGCGCGTGGGTTTACTTAATTGGAACCGCACAACGAATGGAGCCAGCTCAAGACTGCCATTTGGTGGAATGGGTAAATCAGGTAATGATCGCCCTTCGGCTCACTTTGCAATTCAGTATTGCACAGTTCCTGTGGCCAGCTTAGAAGATCCGACTTCATTGGATAAGACAAAGCTTTTACCTGGGGTTAGCCTTGACTAA